One genomic window of Medicago truncatula cultivar Jemalong A17 chromosome 1, MtrunA17r5.0-ANR, whole genome shotgun sequence includes the following:
- the LOC112418447 gene encoding disease resistance protein RPV1-like produces MASLTVTNRFTYDVFLNFRGEDTRHGFTSYLKKALDDKGIRTFMDDKELRKGEEITPSLLKAIEDSMMAIVVLSKNYASSSFCLQELSKILDSIKGNGRCVLPVFYKVDPSDIRKLKRSYGEAMQKHDEANSSRHDMNKWKMSLRQVASLSGYHYKGDMPEHKFIEEIIKQVLENIKPVALPICDYPVGLEHQKQHVTSLLNVRSDHTVHMVGIHGIGGIGKTTLALAVYNLISHQFEVSCFIENVRENSKKHGLTYLQKIIISKVVD; encoded by the exons ATGGCTTCCCTCACAGTTACAAATCGATTCACGTATGATGTTTTTCTCAACTTCAGAGGCGAAGATACTCGCCATGGTTTCACAAGCTATCTCAAGAAAGCTCTTGATGACAAAGGAATTCGAACTTTCATGGATGACAAGGAGCTTAGAAAAGGTGAAGAAATCACACCATCACTTCTCAAAGCAATTGAAGACTCCATGATGGCCATTGTTGTCCTCTCTAAGAATTATGCTTCCTCCTCCTTTTGCTTACAAGAACTTTCAAAGATACTTGATTCCATAAAAGGTAACGGTAGGTGTGTTTTGCCGGTATTTTATAAGGTGGATCCTTCTGATATACGAAAGTTGAAAAGGAGTTATGGTGAAGCAATGCAAAAACATGATGAAGCCAACTCCTCACGTCATGACATGAATAAATGGAAAATGTCACTTCGCCAAGTTGCTAGTTTGTCCGGCTATCATTACAAAGG GGATATGCCTGAGCATAAGTTTATTGAGGAGATTATTAAACAAGTCTTAGAAAATATAAAACCTGTTGCCTTACCTATTTGTGATTACCCAGTTGGACTGGAGCACCAAAAGCAACATGTGACTTCTCTTTTGAATGTTAGGTCTGATCATACAGTCCACATGGTAGGGATCCATGGGATTGGTGGAATAGGAAAAACAACTCTTGCTTTAGCCGTTTATAATTTGATTTCCCATCAGTTTGAAGTTTCatgttttattgaaaatgtGAGAGAAAATTCTAAGAAACATGGGTTGACATATCTCcaaaaaatcattatttctAAAGTAGTTGAC